A single genomic interval of Zunongwangia sp. HGR-M22 harbors:
- a CDS encoding cytochrome-c peroxidase has protein sequence MRHTLFKILIFTIIISFFGFKAYQEYNIDRLREIYSSGDSSTWPKPSLDSTINKADFKDIGSLPDVQFPVDNPYSEAKKDLGKSLFFDPRLSSSGQIACASCHDSELGWGDGRRHSFGHLRREGRRNSMTILNSAYAETLFWDGRASSLEDQAQFPIQDTLEMNFHINLASDKIAEIRGYEPLFEAAFGDKTVNKERIQKAIATYERTVVSGRTRFDRFIKGESERFTDQQVLGMHLFRTKARCINCHNTGYFSDNKFHNTGLTYYGRPFEDLGRYEVTGNKEDVGKFKTSTLREISRTGPYMHNGLFQNLYGIVNLYSAGMPQPKRKDHQVNDTLFPTTSPLLKKLHLTKEEKYALVAFLKTLESVNHRETPPELPE, from the coding sequence ATGCGACACACGTTATTTAAAATTTTAATTTTTACGATAATTATAAGTTTTTTTGGTTTTAAAGCTTACCAAGAATATAATATAGATCGGTTACGTGAAATTTATAGCAGTGGTGATTCTTCAACCTGGCCAAAACCTAGCTTAGATTCTACAATTAATAAGGCTGATTTTAAAGATATAGGAAGTTTACCTGACGTTCAATTTCCGGTAGATAATCCGTATTCAGAAGCTAAAAAAGACTTAGGAAAAAGCTTGTTTTTTGATCCGCGTTTATCGTCTAGCGGACAAATTGCTTGTGCCAGTTGTCATGATTCTGAATTAGGTTGGGGCGATGGCCGCCGGCATAGTTTTGGGCATTTGAGACGAGAAGGTAGACGGAATTCAATGACGATTTTAAATTCGGCTTATGCTGAAACTCTGTTTTGGGATGGTCGCGCTAGTTCGTTAGAAGATCAGGCGCAATTTCCTATTCAGGATACGCTAGAAATGAATTTCCATATTAATTTAGCATCTGATAAAATTGCTGAAATAAGAGGTTATGAACCTTTATTTGAAGCCGCTTTTGGAGATAAAACAGTTAATAAAGAACGCATTCAAAAAGCCATAGCTACTTACGAGCGTACTGTTGTTAGTGGCCGAACAAGGTTTGATCGTTTTATAAAAGGCGAAAGCGAGCGCTTTACCGATCAGCAAGTACTAGGAATGCATTTATTTAGAACCAAAGCTCGATGTATCAACTGCCATAATACCGGATATTTTTCAGATAATAAATTTCATAATACCGGTTTAACGTATTACGGGCGACCTTTTGAAGATTTAGGGCGTTATGAAGTTACCGGTAATAAAGAAGATGTTGGGAAATTTAAAACTTCAACTTTACGAGAAATTAGTAGAACCGGGCCTTATATGCATAATGGGTTATTTCAAAATTTATACGGAATTGTAAATTTATATAGCGCCGGAATGCCACAACCAAAACGAAAAGATCATCAAGTAAACGATACGTTATTCCCAACAACTTCCCCTTTACTGAAAAAATTACACTTAACTAAAGAAGAGAAATATGCGTTAGTGGCATTTTTAAAAACTTTAGAATCGGTAAATCATCGGGAAACGCCACCAGAGCTTCCTGAATAA
- a CDS encoding succinylglutamate desuccinylase/aspartoacylase family protein: MNIIKSNLSRVLIVLFICICNAGFSQQKNFEFAERSVEPGTKTEFLLPVKTHTDSSVIPVTVFHGQKEGPVLGIVAGVHGTEFVPILAAQQLAKDIDPKNLSGTIILVHIANVEGFLNRSFRVNPIDQKNLNRVFPGEQNGSMTERLAWTISNTIIPVCDFYIDVHAGDYNNDLRAYAGYYNYFDKPEISNKAKDIAVAMGFPFIVQFGNQETLKDKAIYTSREAFIQDIPAVDIECGRMGIVEEKFVQRIQQALWNVIGHLNMADVKVPENKTAVFIGQRTTINSEETGFFYSDFTSGDYVKKGMKLGYITDLFGNHLKDVHCPVDGMILYKTFNPPIKKGDGLFSIGHID, encoded by the coding sequence ATGAATATCATTAAATCTAATTTGAGTAGAGTTCTGATTGTACTCTTTATATGCATTTGTAATGCTGGTTTCTCGCAACAAAAGAATTTTGAATTTGCAGAACGTTCGGTAGAACCAGGTACTAAAACCGAATTTTTATTACCGGTTAAGACCCATACTGATAGTTCTGTGATTCCGGTTACTGTATTTCATGGACAAAAAGAAGGTCCTGTACTTGGTATTGTTGCCGGTGTACATGGTACCGAATTTGTTCCAATTCTAGCTGCACAACAGTTAGCCAAAGACATTGATCCTAAAAACTTATCAGGTACGATTATTTTGGTACATATAGCAAATGTTGAAGGTTTTTTAAATCGTTCATTTCGCGTAAATCCTATCGATCAGAAAAATTTAAATCGTGTATTTCCCGGAGAACAAAATGGTAGCATGACCGAGCGCCTTGCCTGGACGATTTCTAATACGATAATTCCTGTTTGTGATTTTTATATCGACGTACACGCAGGCGATTATAATAACGATTTGCGTGCGTATGCTGGTTACTATAATTACTTTGATAAACCTGAAATTTCGAATAAAGCAAAAGACATTGCAGTTGCTATGGGATTTCCTTTTATTGTTCAATTTGGGAATCAGGAAACCCTAAAAGATAAAGCAATTTACACCTCTCGCGAAGCATTTATACAAGACATACCTGCAGTAGATATAGAGTGTGGCCGAATGGGAATTGTTGAAGAAAAATTTGTACAAAGAATTCAGCAAGCTCTATGGAATGTAATAGGACATCTTAATATGGCAGATGTTAAAGTTCCTGAAAATAAGACAGCAGTATTTATAGGACAACGCACAACAATTAATAGCGAAGAAACCGGCTTTTTCTACAGTGATTTTACCAGCGGTGACTACGTAAAAAAAGGAATGAAATTGGGCTATATCACCGATCTTTTTGGAAATCATCTTAAAGATGTACACTGCCCGGTAGATGGAATGATACTCTATAAAACATTTAATCCTCCAATTAAAAAAGGAGATGGTTTGTTTAGTATTGGTCACATCGATTAG